The following coding sequences lie in one Carcharodon carcharias isolate sCarCar2 chromosome 5, sCarCar2.pri, whole genome shotgun sequence genomic window:
- the klf11a gene encoding Krueppel-like factor 11a, with protein MRCNSPCQAAEMEDPRNVEIMGIYESILERKRHDSERSSGSTLEQNDIEAVEALVCMSSWGQRTQKGDLLKIRPLTPASDTDSVHYESVPPMLQRDYHSLSLLCMTPPHSPGESGNAALVPQLTYAKPTAVTVNTGVYTVNTMTTKPIAVNIQEFSCEKPLSAEPSVAHHCRSVATSVIRHTADNSPCNHIPSPLIERLDSSSQNLRTEMKGKVSSQCKHAKDMRTSTDFASKCFLQQNCTSLVTKDQQQAVPSLALPCAPDKVDTEHQKLARSLPARLPSIPVTNTPVICQMFPVNGRGRGGGGGVISAFIQTQPNCVKPAVTQVTPVSQPLLMGTSMPQGAVMFVLPQPSLTPPSPGQQTVMTVGNTKLLPLAPAPVFVSSGQNCVPQMDFSRRRNYICSFTGCRKTYFKSSHLKAHLRTHTGEKPFNCNWEGCDKKFARSDELSRHRRTHTGEKKFKCPVCDRRFMRSDHLTKHARRHMTTKKVPNWQAEVNKLNKIAASTPSVRNPAIPMTSVLISPPTSA; from the exons ATGCGGTGTAATTCTCCATGTCAAGCTGCAGAAATGGAAGATCCACGCAAT GTTGAGATCATGGGCATTTATGAGTCGATATTAGAAAGGAAGCGTCACGACAGTGAAAGATCCTCTGGCAGTACATTGGAACAGAATGATATTGAAGCTGTGGAGGCTCTTGTTTGTATGAGTTCCTGGGGTCAAAGGACCCAAAAAGGGGATCTCTTAAAAATTCGACCACTGACACCTGCTTCAGACACAGATTCTGTGCACTATGAATCTGTTCCCCCAATGTTGCAGAGGGACTACCACTCATTGTCTTTACTT TGTATGACTCCACCACACAGTCCTGGTGAATCAGGTAATGCTGCCCTGGTGCCACAACTTACTTACGCAAAGCCAACAGCGGTCACTGTAAACACTGGAGTCTACACAGTGAACACCATGACCACAAAGCCTATCGCAGTGAACATTCAGGAGTTTTCATGTGAGAAGCCTCTTTCAGCTGAACCTAGTGTTGCTCATCACTGCAGGTCAGTGGCCACTAGTGTCATCCGTCACACTGCTGAtaactctccctgcaaccacattCCTTCACCGCTGATTGAAAGACTGGACTCAAGTAGTCAAAatcttaggacagagatgaaaggAAAAGTATCAAGCCAATGTAAGCATGCTAAGGACATGCGCACTTCTACAGATTTTGCAAGTAAATGCTTTTTGCAGCAGAATTGCACCAGCCTAGTTACCAAGGACCAACAGCAAGCGGTGCCCTCCTTAGCACTGCCTTGTGCACCAGATAAAGTTGATACTGAACATCAAAAATTAGCCAGATCTTTACCAGCACGCTTACCATCTATACCTGTGACAAACACTCCAGTTATTTGCCAGATGTTCCCAGTgaatggaagaggaagaggaggagggggaggtgtcaTTTCGGCATTCATCCAAACCCAGCCCAACTGTGTAAAGCCTGCAgttacccaggtgactccagttTCTCAACCTCTTTTGATGGGAACATCCATGCCACAAGGAGCTGTGATGTTTGTgctaccccaaccctctctcacgCCACCATCTCCAGGTCAACAGACAGTGATGACAGTTGGCAACACAAAGTTATTGCCGCTTGCACCAGCTCCAGTCTTTGTCTCGTCAGGCCAAAACTGTGTACCGCAGATGGATTTCTCTAGAAGACGCAATTATATTTGCAGCTTTACTGGATGCAGGAAGACCTACTTCAAGAGTTCTCACTTAAAAGCACACCTCCGAACTCACACAG GCGAGAAACCATTTAACTGTAATTGGGAAGGGTGTGACAAAAAGTTTGCACGCTCAGATGAGCTTTCGCGACACCGCAGGACTCACACCGGAGAGAAGAAGTTCAAATGCCCTGTTTGTGATCGACGCTTCATGCGCAGTGACCACCTCACCAAACATGCTCGTCGTCATATGACTACAAAGAAAGTACCCAATTGGCAGGCTGAGGTTAACAAACTGAATAAAATTGCTGCATCGACACCTTCTGTCAGGAATCCTGCCATCCCCATGACAAGTGTATTGATTTCTCCACCAACATCCGCCTAA